gacccaacaacccaccacaggtcggctcaaaagtgctagcaaattgATATACCGGgtgctagcaaattggtatacattagttatttgcttgtaCCTATAAAGGGTCCAAATACTTTCTAAGACGACCTCGTCGAGCCCATAATCAAACTTACGAAACCCGGGCAATGCCTTTGCACTTCCGGCCGGgtagagctctgataccatttatAACATCTCAGCCCATAACTGAATGCATaccggacccaacaacccaccacaggtcggctcaaaagtgctagcaaattggtatacattGCTTATTTGCTTGTACCTATAAAGGGTCCAAATACTCTCTAACTAatcgatgtgggatgttacaaaaAACGATGTTAGTTTGATCGATGTGCAATACTTCAAAACGTGAACTTTATATTCGATCTTTGTGATCTCATCTATACAATACTTAAAACGTTCCTGATCCCAAATCCAACggctgaaaaataatatattatttaaaaggtCTCTAGCAATCAATTGTTGGGACCAGGACCTACTTAAAAATAATGAACTCTGTATCTATGGTTTCCTTGTGTATTGAAAAAGTTCTGTTCTCTTCCACTGTTCATGTTTCAAGGCTAATCCGGATGTTAGTAGAAAGTGATGATCTATGAAGTTGTTCAAGTGTTCAACAATGACAGATCCCTAACTTTAAAGGGGGATGGAAGGTAATTTTAACAACTCAAGTAGTGATATCGCATAacagctctttttttttttttaatctgtgATGGTCATGGACTCATGGTGACACCTAGGTAGCTCTCCCTGTCTACTCCCCTTCAAAGTTTTACCTCTACATGTTAATCAATTCTATAATTTCAATTGCTTGCCTTGTTTTAGGGACATATTTGGTTCTGTATTGGGTATGAACTTTGTGGTTGCAAACTATTGCAGAGAGCGAGTTCATTTTGCTTCGGCTGAGGAGTACTTGGACACATTTTTGGCTATATTGAAGGATTGATTGCCAAGAGCATTGGAGGCATACGTTTCAAAAGGTCGATGCTGAGATTGCACCTCTTGGTTCAGTAACTGTTGGCTCTGCTGCTACTATGGCTATTGTTTGCTCCTCCCATATCATTACGGCAAATTGTTGTGATACTAGAGTGGTACCTTGCCTCACAGCATCAATCTGCTTATTCTAGTAAACAAAATGCATGTTAAATTATCTGCATTTTATATGCGAATTCAATATCTTCACTATTTTCCACAACATTATGCAACAGAACGTTACATTCTGCacaatacatgttttttttttctggaaATGATTGCAAGAGGAATTCAGATAAGATACAGATATTCAATACAAACACCAACAACAACATTAACTCTCTCCTCGTTAAATATTCACACTAATTTTCTCTTGGTTAAATCTTCCCTTTCGTTCTAGATGCCTTAAACATCTAGTAGGCTAAACTTGTGGTTTCTGAATTTTCTCAGATTCTTGATTCTGATCGCCTTTTTCGCAATCTTTCGCTGCCTCTGTGACTAATGCAGCCACCTCCTCTGTTGCTTTCTTGCCCTTGGCCTCttcattttcctttttctttgtaTGAACAAAACTGATCAGGCTAGCAAGTGAGACATCAGGTTCATCACTCTTTAGGAGCTGCTCAGCCACTTCAGCCGGAGTCACCTCTGTAGTCAGAATCAACTCCTCAATCTCGCGAAAAAGCTTGTGATCCTCAACTCCCAAATAATTGCCAGCCAGAAGTCTGAAGCCACATGGAGTGCAGTATGACATGTGGATGTGCACATCCATTCGCCCAGGGCGTAACAAAGCCGGGTCCAGCTTCTCCTTGTGATTCGTCGTAAATATTATGATCCTCTCGTCTCCACAACTAGACCACAATCCATCTATGAAATTTAGAAAGCCTGATAGCGTTACCTGCACATGTACATtttccaaaaattaaaaaacctttcaaaaaatatactaaCAAGCACACTCGATAAATTAACTGAATATGAATAACAAAGCTATAGAAAAGACTGACCCTGTTTTTTTCTTTATGGTGAGGCTTTCTGTCTTCGGATTCTGCACTCACCCGCTCCTGCAACTCAATATTGCAATCAATATCCTCCACAACCAAAATTGACCTATTCGCGGTGGCAATCAACAGCTTCCTGAGGTCTGAATTCTTCTTCAAATCCGTCAACTCCaaatcataaatatcaaatttcaaataattagcCATAGCCGCAATTAAGCTAGATTTTCCGGTCCCTGGCGGTCCATACAACAAGTAACCTCTTTTCCAAGCCTTTCCAACTCTCTTATACTTGTCTTTCCTCGCCACGAACCTCTCTAGATCTTTCAACACTGTCTCCTTAAGCTGCACATCCATCGCAAGTGTCTCGAAAGTTGCTGGATGATCAAGACTCACTGATTGCCACTTATCCGGTGAAGAGAAAAGGTAGTCCGAGTGAAGAGTGAATATCTTCAGTGTTCTGAATTCTTGTTCCTTGTCTTTAGCCTCTTTTAAGATAAATGGCAAGTATGAATTAACCGCTTGTTCTTTGTGTTTTCTGTTAAAACTGAGCTTGAAAAACCGGAATTCAGATCGAAATGATCTCGTCTGGTGATCATTGTAGTATGTATTGGATTTTTCCAGTTGTTGGCACACCCAAGTCCACTTAAATTCAACACCATTGAATGTATCAATCACCTCTTCGTTACGCTCCATGGTGAGTGAGATGTTGTTTTCTTGTTTCAGTTTAGCAACTTTAAGACGACGCGTGTTGGGAGAGACTTTAGATCCAA
This genomic window from Daucus carota subsp. sativus chromosome 7, DH1 v3.0, whole genome shotgun sequence contains:
- the LOC108195387 gene encoding AAA-ATPase At3g50940 is translated as MRATTKTIMSTIGTIAATAMVARSLARDYVPPEIQDYFHLGLRQFFRRFSNQLTMVINEYEEIESNEIYDAAVVYLGSKVSPNTRRLKVAKLKQENNISLTMERNEEVIDTFNGVEFKWTWVCQQLEKSNTYYNDHQTRSFRSEFRFFKLSFNRKHKEQAVNSYLPFILKEAKDKEQEFRTLKIFTLHSDYLFSSPDKWQSVSLDHPATFETLAMDVQLKETVLKDLERFVARKDKYKRVGKAWKRGYLLYGPPGTGKSSLIAAMANYLKFDIYDLELTDLKKNSDLRKLLIATANRSILVVEDIDCNIELQERVSAESEDRKPHHKEKNRVTLSGFLNFIDGLWSSCGDERIIIFTTNHKEKLDPALLRPGRMDVHIHMSYCTPCGFRLLAGNYLGVEDHKLFREIEELILTTEVTPAEVAEQLLKSDEPDVSLASLISFVHTKKKENEEAKGKKATEEVAALVTEAAKDCEKGDQNQESEKIQKPQV